In Zhaonella formicivorans, one DNA window encodes the following:
- the ilvD gene encoding dihydroxy-acid dehydratase, whose translation MRSLLMKEGLEKAPHRSLFKALGLTDEELHRPIIGIVNAQNEIVPGHRHLDQIAEAVKAGVRMAGGTPIEFPAIAVCDGIAMNHMGMKYSLASRELIADSIEIMATAHAFDALVFIPNCDKVVPGMLMAAARLNLPSIFVSGGPMLAGKYGDKRLSLSNMFEAVGAVAAGKMQEEELAELENCACPSCGSCSGMFTANSMNCLTEVLGMGLPGNGTIPAVYSARIRLAKKAGMQIMELLEKNIKPLDIMTPAAFRNAVAVDMSLGCSTNTALHLPAIAHEAGVKIGFEDFNELSKVTPHLCKLAPAGDHFIEDLDEAGGIPAVMAELNKLNLLNLDVITVTGKTLGENLQGVTVKRPDIIRSVENPYSKDGGLAILWGSLAPDGAVVKKGAVAPEMLVHEGPARVFESEEEAVAAILGLKIKPGDVIVIRYEGPKGGPGMREMLTPTSAVSGMGLGESVALITDGRFSGATRGASIGHVSPEAAEGGPIALVREGDVIRINIPENKLDLLVDEAELARRKKEWTAPEPKVTKGYLARYAKQVTSASTGAILNV comes from the coding sequence ATGCGCAGCCTTTTAATGAAGGAAGGCCTGGAAAAGGCGCCTCATCGTTCTCTGTTTAAAGCATTGGGACTTACTGACGAAGAACTGCATAGACCAATTATCGGCATTGTCAATGCCCAAAATGAAATTGTACCAGGCCACCGGCATTTGGACCAGATTGCGGAGGCAGTGAAGGCCGGGGTAAGAATGGCAGGAGGTACTCCAATTGAGTTTCCAGCCATTGCGGTTTGCGACGGAATAGCCATGAATCATATGGGAATGAAATATTCTCTGGCCAGCCGGGAATTGATTGCCGATTCCATTGAAATCATGGCTACAGCCCACGCTTTTGATGCCCTGGTGTTCATCCCTAACTGCGACAAGGTAGTGCCGGGGATGCTCATGGCTGCTGCCCGGTTGAATTTGCCCTCCATTTTTGTCAGCGGCGGCCCTATGCTGGCTGGTAAATATGGCGATAAAAGGCTTAGCCTCAGCAACATGTTTGAAGCGGTTGGCGCTGTGGCAGCAGGCAAGATGCAGGAGGAAGAACTGGCTGAACTGGAAAACTGCGCTTGCCCGAGCTGCGGCTCTTGCTCCGGAATGTTTACCGCCAACTCCATGAACTGTCTGACGGAAGTGTTAGGCATGGGTTTACCCGGCAACGGCACCATTCCGGCAGTCTATTCAGCCAGAATCAGGCTGGCCAAAAAGGCCGGCATGCAGATCATGGAGCTGCTGGAAAAAAACATCAAGCCTCTGGACATTATGACCCCGGCAGCTTTCCGCAACGCGGTAGCTGTAGATATGTCTTTAGGCTGTTCCACCAATACGGCTTTGCACCTTCCGGCAATTGCCCATGAAGCTGGGGTAAAAATAGGGTTTGAGGATTTCAATGAGCTCTCCAAAGTAACCCCCCACCTTTGTAAGCTGGCTCCGGCCGGGGACCACTTTATCGAAGACTTGGATGAAGCCGGCGGCATTCCTGCTGTGATGGCGGAGCTGAACAAATTGAATCTCCTAAACCTGGATGTAATTACAGTGACAGGGAAGACGTTAGGTGAGAACCTCCAAGGGGTAACTGTTAAGCGGCCTGATATCATCAGGTCTGTTGAAAACCCCTATAGCAAAGACGGGGGATTGGCTATTCTCTGGGGGAGTCTTGCTCCTGACGGAGCAGTGGTGAAAAAAGGGGCGGTAGCGCCGGAAATGCTGGTACATGAGGGCCCGGCCAGGGTCTTTGAATCGGAAGAAGAAGCAGTTGCCGCCATTCTGGGGTTGAAAATCAAGCCGGGTGATGTGATTGTCATTCGCTATGAAGGTCCCAAAGGAGGCCCGGGAATGCGGGAAATGCTGACTCCCACTTCCGCGGTCAGCGGTATGGGCTTAGGAGAATCTGTAGCCTTAATCACCGACGGGCGTTTTTCCGGAGCTACCCGGGGAGCATCCATCGGCCACGTTTCTCCTGAAGCGGCGGAAGGCGGCCCCATAGCTCTGGTGCGGGAGGGAGATGTAATCAGGATTAATATTCCGGAGAACAAACTGGATTTACTGGTAGATGAGGCGGAACTGGCCAGAAGGAAAAAAGAGTGGACAGCTCCGGAGCCTAAAGTAACTAAGGGGTACCTGGCCAGATACGCCAAGCAGGTTACTTCAGCAAGTACGGGGGCGATTTTAAATGTCTAG
- the ilvN gene encoding acetolactate synthase small subunit, with amino-acid sequence MKHTLAVLVENRPGVLTRIAGLFARRGYNIDSLAVGRTDNPLISRMTIVVDGDDRVIEQVSKQLYKLIDVIKLTDITNDEYVDREMILIKVNADPAIRGEIMQIVEIFRARIVDIGRNSLIIEATGDEGKINAIESALRPFGIREVVRTGKIAMSRGPKHKNGKSQELL; translated from the coding sequence GTGAAACATACATTAGCAGTACTGGTAGAAAACCGTCCCGGCGTGTTGACCCGGATTGCCGGTCTCTTTGCCCGCCGGGGCTACAATATCGACAGTCTGGCTGTGGGTAGAACCGACAACCCTCTTATTTCCCGGATGACTATTGTGGTCGATGGGGATGACCGGGTCATCGAGCAGGTTAGCAAGCAACTTTACAAATTGATTGATGTAATCAAATTAACCGATATTACTAATGACGAATATGTGGACCGGGAAATGATCCTGATTAAAGTTAACGCCGACCCGGCTATCCGGGGTGAGATCATGCAGATTGTGGAGATTTTCCGGGCCCGGATTGTGGACATTGGCAGAAACTCATTGATTATTGAGGCCACGGGCGACGAAGGCAAGATCAACGCTATTGAAAGCGCCCTGCGCCCCTTTGGTATTCGGGAGGTAGTGCGCACCGGTAAGATAGCAATGTCCCGGGGACCTAAACACAAAAACGGCAAATCCCAAGAGCTGCTGTAA
- the ilvB gene encoding biosynthetic-type acetolactate synthase large subunit, whose amino-acid sequence MSSAVLEELQVRSRDDVNKAIKEEHLTGAQILLKALEKEGVEVIFGYPGGANIPIYDELYRTKNITHILTRHEQGAVHAADGYARATGKPGVCLATSGPGATNLVTGIANAYMDSIPLVAITGQVALGLLGRDSFQEADITGITTPITKYSYLVKDVRDLARIVHEAFHLATTGRPGPVLIDLPKDITVQKAEFKYPPELDLPGYKPRTMINAAQIGKAAQAILEAKRPVIFAGGGVINAGASKELLALATLTGAPVTYSLMGKGAFPDAHPQCLGMVGMHGTAYANYAVWESDLLIGLGVRFDDRVTGKLSTFASQAKVIHIDIDPAELGKNVVAHVPIAGDVKEALSELLKVLKAKGCNLDLASWRQKIDNWKREYPLRYEKSGNVIKPQYVIEQINEVTKGEAYIVTEVGQHQMWAAQYYQSSKPRTFFTSGGLGTMGFGLPAAMGVQMAHPEAVVFNIAGDGSIQMNSQEFATIVHNKLPINVAILNNHYLGMVRQWQELFFGKRYSHTDMTGQPDFVKLAEAYGAVGLRVEKPEDVRPALEEAAASPRAYILDFVVDESENVFPMVPAGASLNEMLGR is encoded by the coding sequence ATGTCTAGTGCTGTACTGGAAGAATTACAAGTCAGATCAAGAGACGATGTTAATAAAGCAATTAAGGAAGAACATTTAACCGGCGCTCAAATCCTATTAAAAGCGCTGGAAAAGGAAGGGGTAGAGGTTATTTTTGGCTATCCCGGAGGTGCTAACATACCGATCTATGATGAGTTATATCGCACCAAAAACATTACCCATATTTTGACCCGCCACGAGCAGGGAGCTGTCCATGCTGCCGACGGTTATGCCCGCGCTACCGGGAAACCCGGCGTCTGCCTGGCTACTTCCGGGCCGGGAGCAACCAACTTAGTGACAGGCATAGCCAATGCTTATATGGATTCCATACCCTTAGTAGCTATAACAGGCCAGGTTGCTTTAGGGCTCCTGGGCAGGGACTCTTTTCAAGAAGCCGATATAACTGGTATTACTACCCCCATTACCAAGTACAGTTACTTGGTTAAGGATGTGCGGGATTTAGCCAGGATTGTTCATGAAGCATTTCATCTGGCAACAACAGGCCGTCCCGGACCGGTACTAATCGATTTGCCGAAAGATATTACCGTGCAAAAAGCAGAATTTAAGTATCCACCTGAGCTGGATTTGCCGGGGTATAAGCCCAGGACGATGATTAATGCCGCCCAGATCGGCAAAGCGGCTCAAGCAATCTTGGAAGCCAAAAGGCCGGTTATTTTCGCCGGCGGCGGGGTAATAAATGCCGGGGCCAGTAAGGAACTCTTAGCCCTGGCAACGCTCACCGGGGCTCCTGTAACCTACTCATTAATGGGTAAAGGCGCTTTCCCCGATGCCCACCCCCAGTGTTTGGGCATGGTGGGGATGCATGGTACAGCCTATGCCAATTACGCTGTATGGGAAAGTGACCTCCTCATCGGCCTGGGAGTGCGTTTTGATGACCGGGTAACCGGTAAACTTTCAACTTTTGCCAGCCAGGCCAAGGTGATTCATATTGATATTGATCCGGCCGAGCTTGGCAAAAACGTAGTTGCCCATGTCCCCATTGCCGGTGATGTGAAGGAAGCGTTAAGTGAGCTTTTAAAAGTGTTAAAAGCTAAGGGATGTAATCTTGATCTGGCTTCCTGGCGGCAGAAGATTGACAATTGGAAACGGGAATACCCACTGAGGTATGAAAAATCAGGGAACGTGATTAAACCGCAGTATGTGATCGAGCAGATCAATGAAGTGACCAAAGGCGAAGCTTATATTGTCACTGAGGTTGGGCAGCACCAGATGTGGGCAGCCCAGTACTACCAAAGTTCTAAGCCCCGCACATTCTTTACTTCCGGTGGCTTGGGCACGATGGGCTTTGGCCTGCCGGCTGCCATGGGGGTACAAATGGCCCACCCCGAGGCAGTGGTGTTCAACATTGCCGGGGACGGCAGCATCCAGATGAATTCCCAGGAATTTGCCACTATTGTCCACAACAAACTGCCTATAAACGTGGCTATTTTAAATAACCATTACCTGGGCATGGTCCGGCAGTGGCAGGAGTTATTTTTCGGGAAGAGGTACTCCCACACCGACATGACCGGGCAGCCTGATTTTGTGAAACTGGCAGAAGCATACGGGGCCGTGGGCTTGCGGGTTGAAAAGCCGGAAGATGTTAGGCCGGCCCTGGAAGAGGCGGCAGCTTCCCCCCGGGCATACATCCTTGATTTTGTGGTGGATGAATCGGAAAACGTCTTTCCGATGGTTCCGGCAGGAGCTTCATTAAATGAAATGCTAGGGAGGTAA